Proteins encoded in a region of the Gemmatimonadota bacterium genome:
- a CDS encoding carbonic anhydrase (macrophage inducible 5; Mig-5), whose product MRTLTRELRDALTPLTALDVLRKGNERFVNNLKANRNLLQQVNETSDGQHPLAIILSCIDSRTSAELIFDQGLGDIFSCRIAGNILNDDILGSMEFACKVAGAKAVVVLGHTRCGAIKGACDGVRLGNLTTLLQKVEEAIALETETLDHRTSANAAFVERVAELNVMLVKEQIMERSPLLAEMVRNSEIALVGGMYDVESGAVEFYDSRMLLGAA is encoded by the coding sequence ATGCGTACCCTGACCCGCGAACTGCGCGACGCCCTGACCCCGCTCACGGCCCTCGACGTCCTGCGCAAGGGCAACGAGCGCTTCGTCAACAATCTGAAGGCCAACCGCAACCTGCTGCAGCAAGTCAACGAGACCAGCGACGGCCAGCATCCGCTGGCGATCATCCTCAGCTGCATCGACTCGCGCACGTCGGCGGAGCTGATCTTCGACCAGGGACTCGGCGACATTTTTTCCTGCCGGATCGCCGGCAATATCCTCAACGACGACATCCTCGGCAGCATGGAATTCGCCTGCAAGGTCGCGGGCGCGAAGGCCGTCGTGGTCCTGGGGCACACCCGCTGCGGGGCGATCAAGGGTGCCTGTGACGGTGTCCGACTCGGCAACCTTACCACGCTGCTGCAGAAGGTCGAGGAGGCCATCGCGCTGGAGACGGAAACGCTCGACCACCGCACCTCCGCCAACGCCGCGTTCGTGGAGCGGGTGGCCGAGCTCAACGTGATGCTGGTCAAGGAGCAGATCATGGAGCGCAGCCCGTTGCTCGCCGAGATGGTGCGCAACAGCGAGATCGCCCTCGTGGGCGGGATGTACGACGTCGAGTCCGGCGCCGTGGAGTTCTACGACTCGCGCATGCTGCTCGGGGCGGCGTGA
- a CDS encoding TetR/AcrR family transcriptional regulator, producing MSSDLGESIVEHGILMLDAIGYEAFTFRKLAERIGTTEASVYRYFKSKHRLLLYLTAWYWSWMEYRLELATANVTSAEERLRLALRELTQRICQDYSTPRIDEEALYRVVVAESSKVYLHADVDADNREGCFRSYKRLCRAVGDLILEVNPAYPYPVALVSTVVESSHMQKYFAEHLPSLTEVTRGDADEATTAFLTDLVFRAIARER from the coding sequence ATGTCGAGCGACCTGGGGGAGAGCATCGTCGAGCACGGCATCCTGATGCTCGACGCGATCGGCTACGAGGCGTTCACCTTCCGCAAGCTCGCCGAGCGGATCGGGACGACCGAGGCCTCGGTCTACCGCTACTTCAAGAGCAAGCATCGACTGCTGCTGTACCTCACGGCCTGGTACTGGAGCTGGATGGAGTACCGGCTGGAGCTCGCCACGGCCAATGTGACCTCGGCCGAGGAGCGGCTGCGGCTCGCGCTCCGCGAGCTGACACAGCGGATCTGCCAGGACTACTCCACCCCACGGATTGATGAAGAGGCGCTTTATCGGGTCGTGGTGGCCGAGTCGTCGAAGGTGTATCTCCACGCGGATGTCGACGCCGACAATCGCGAGGGGTGCTTCCGGAGCTACAAGCGGCTCTGCCGCGCGGTCGGCGACCTGATCCTCGAGGTCAATCCGGCGTACCCGTACCCGGTGGCGCTGGTCTCCACCGTCGTGGAGAGCTCCCACATGCAGAAGTACTTCGCCGAGCATCTGCCGTCGCTGACCGAGGTCACCCGCGGCGACGCCGACGAGGCCACGACCGCCTTCCTGACGGACCTGGTCTTCCGGGCGATCGCGCGGGAGCGGTAG
- a CDS encoding ribonuclease HII, protein MTVFPPHPSPLTPHPLAFADAPTAPLDHELAAWATDHLLIGVDEVGRGPLAGPVVAGACCFVIGHAGISGVRDSKAVKKATERESLAASIRAEALGWGLGAASVAEIERLNIRVATALAMRRALAQCRRMLDVNAHVLVLVDGMPVPELGTPHRALVKGDANCHAIAAAALLAKVARDRLMRSLGARRPGYGWESNMGYGSAGHMSALRTQGMTPHHRKLFCRGIVEQGEIFG, encoded by the coding sequence ATGACGGTGTTCCCCCCTCACCCCTCACCCCTCACCCCTCACCCCTTAGCTTTTGCAGATGCCCCCACCGCTCCTCTCGACCACGAACTCGCCGCCTGGGCCACTGACCATCTCCTGATCGGTGTCGACGAGGTGGGCCGCGGGCCGTTGGCGGGTCCGGTGGTGGCGGGGGCGTGCTGCTTTGTCATCGGGCACGCCGGAATCTCCGGCGTGCGCGACTCGAAGGCGGTGAAGAAGGCAACGGAACGTGAGTCACTTGCCGCGTCGATTCGGGCGGAGGCGTTGGGGTGGGGGCTCGGTGCCGCCAGTGTGGCCGAGATCGAGCGGCTCAACATCCGTGTGGCGACGGCGCTGGCGATGCGGCGCGCGCTGGCACAGTGTCGACGGATGCTTGATGTGAATGCGCACGTGCTCGTGCTGGTCGATGGCATGCCGGTGCCCGAGCTCGGCACGCCACACCGCGCCCTCGTGAAGGGCGATGCCAACTGCCACGCGATCGCCGCGGCGGCGCTGCTCGCGAAGGTCGCCCGCGATCGCCTGATGCGCTCACTGGGTGCGCGCCGCCCCGGCTATGGCTGGGAGAGCAACATGGGGTACGGCTCGGCCGGCCACATGAGCGCGCTCCGCACCCAGGGGATGACACCGCACCATCGGAAGTTGTTCTGCCGCGGAATCGTGGAGCAGGGGGAGATCTTCGGCTAG
- a CDS encoding winged helix-turn-helix transcriptional regulator yields MINPMTTLAPQAALARMFHALSDETRLGILEALRGGERCVCELTGTLDAAQSRLSFHLKTLKDAGMVTDRREGRWVYYTLAPDALEMVQAALGELATPTSPRRKEWWACCK; encoded by the coding sequence ATGATCAATCCCATGACCACTCTGGCCCCCCAAGCCGCCCTCGCCCGCATGTTCCACGCGCTCTCCGACGAGACCCGCCTGGGCATCCTCGAGGCGCTGCGTGGCGGCGAGCGCTGTGTCTGCGAACTGACGGGCACATTGGACGCCGCGCAGTCGCGCCTCTCGTTCCATCTGAAGACCCTGAAGGACGCCGGGATGGTGACCGACCGGCGCGAGGGACGCTGGGTCTACTACACGCTGGCCCCCGATGCCCTCGAGATGGTCCAGGCCGCGCTGGGTGAGCTGGCCACACCGACCTCGCCACGCCGCAAGGAGTGGTGGGCCTGCTGCAAATGA
- a CDS encoding arsenite methyltransferase, with amino-acid sequence MTPEPNATELRDTVREKYGAAARRVLEVAQPATCGPTSSCCGGAAFDGTVDPITSNLYLTGQTDVLPDAAVLASLGCGNPTALAELHPGEVVLDLGSGGGIDVLLSARRVGPTGKAYGLDMTDDMLALARKNAAEANATNVEFLKGEIEHIPLPDNSVDVIISNCVINLSGDKRAVLAEAFRVLKPGGRFAVSDVIVRGDVPPAVRRSMELWVGCVAGALEEQEFLNLLTEVGFESPSIEPTRIYKAEDAATFLTGAGLDAANVAEIDGKFMAGFVRATKPKAAACCAPGCCS; translated from the coding sequence ATGACCCCGGAACCGAACGCCACCGAGCTGCGCGACACCGTCCGCGAGAAGTACGGCGCCGCCGCACGCCGCGTCCTCGAAGTCGCCCAGCCCGCCACCTGCGGCCCGACGTCGTCGTGTTGCGGCGGCGCCGCCTTCGACGGCACCGTCGACCCGATCACCTCGAACCTCTACCTCACCGGTCAGACCGACGTCCTCCCCGACGCCGCCGTCCTCGCCTCGCTCGGCTGCGGCAATCCGACCGCCCTCGCCGAACTGCACCCCGGTGAAGTGGTCCTCGACCTCGGCTCCGGGGGCGGCATCGACGTGCTCCTCTCGGCGCGCCGCGTCGGGCCGACCGGCAAGGCGTACGGCCTCGACATGACCGACGACATGCTCGCCCTCGCGCGGAAGAACGCCGCCGAAGCCAACGCGACCAACGTCGAGTTTCTCAAGGGCGAGATCGAGCACATTCCGCTCCCCGACAACTCCGTCGACGTGATCATCTCGAACTGCGTGATCAACCTCTCGGGCGACAAGCGCGCCGTCCTCGCCGAGGCGTTCCGCGTCCTCAAGCCGGGCGGGCGCTTCGCGGTGAGCGACGTGATCGTGCGCGGCGACGTGCCGCCGGCCGTGCGGCGCAGCATGGAGCTCTGGGTCGGCTGCGTGGCGGGCGCATTGGAGGAGCAGGAATTCCTGAACCTGCTCACCGAGGTCGGCTTCGAGTCGCCCTCGATCGAGCCGACGCGGATCTACAAGGCCGAGGACGCCGCGACCTTCCTCACCGGCGCGGGACTCGACGCGGCCAACGTCGCCGAGATCGACGGGAAGTTCATGGCAGGATTCGTCCGCGCCACGAAGCCGAAGGCCGCGGCGTGCTGCGCGCCGGGCTGCTGTTCGTGA
- the arsB gene encoding ACR3 family arsenite efflux transporter, producing the protein MTSTADAIDAPILKRLSTLDRFLPVWIVAAMAAGLLLGRLFPDLGAVLDRIKIQGVSVPIALGLLWMMYPVLAKVRYETIGQHTKDRRLIGTSLVLNWVVGPLLMLALAWIFLPDLPHYRNGLVLIGLARCIAMVLIWNSLACGSGELAAVLVALNSVFQIVTYSVLGWLYLTVVPGWFGADTAVLDVSMAQIAMSVLIFLGVPLVAGYLTRKTLVARRGAVWYESVFLPKIGPTALLGLLYTIVLMFAMQGNRLIEAPFDVVRIAIPMLIYFALMFGFAFWASWKMGFSYETTSAISFTAAGNNFELAIAVAVATFGIGSGEALAAVVGPLIEVPALVGLVYVALWARRRYFPAEGVTA; encoded by the coding sequence GTGACCAGCACCGCCGACGCCATCGACGCGCCGATCCTCAAGCGTCTCTCGACGCTCGACCGCTTCCTCCCGGTCTGGATCGTCGCCGCGATGGCGGCCGGGCTCCTGCTGGGGCGGCTCTTTCCCGACCTCGGCGCGGTGCTCGACCGCATCAAGATCCAGGGCGTCTCGGTGCCGATCGCGCTCGGATTGCTGTGGATGATGTACCCCGTGCTTGCCAAGGTCCGCTACGAGACCATAGGCCAGCACACCAAGGACCGGCGGCTCATCGGTACGTCGCTCGTGCTCAACTGGGTCGTCGGTCCGTTGTTGATGCTCGCGCTCGCCTGGATTTTCCTCCCCGACTTGCCGCACTACCGCAACGGCCTCGTGCTGATCGGGTTGGCACGCTGCATCGCCATGGTGCTGATCTGGAACTCACTGGCGTGCGGATCGGGCGAACTGGCCGCGGTGCTGGTCGCGCTCAATTCGGTCTTCCAGATCGTCACCTACTCCGTCCTCGGCTGGCTCTACCTGACGGTGGTGCCCGGCTGGTTTGGCGCCGACACCGCCGTGCTCGACGTGTCGATGGCGCAGATCGCCATGAGCGTCCTGATCTTCCTCGGCGTGCCGCTGGTCGCCGGCTACCTCACCCGGAAGACGCTGGTGGCTCGCCGCGGCGCGGTCTGGTACGAGTCGGTCTTCCTGCCGAAGATCGGCCCCACCGCCCTGCTCGGCCTGCTGTACACGATCGTGCTGATGTTCGCGATGCAGGGGAATCGCCTGATCGAAGCGCCCTTCGACGTCGTGCGGATCGCCATCCCGATGCTGATCTACTTCGCCCTGATGTTCGGCTTCGCCTTCTGGGCATCATGGAAGATGGGCTTCAGCTACGAGACGACCTCCGCCATCTCCTTTACCGCCGCCGGCAACAATTTCGAGCTGGCCATCGCGGTCGCGGTTGCCACCTTCGGCATCGGCTCGGGCGAGGCCCTTGCCGCCGTCGTCGGGCCGCTGATCGAAGTCCCCGCGCTCGTTGGCCTGGTGTACGTGGCCCTCTGGGCGCGCCGCCGCTACTTCCCTGCCGAGGGTGTCACCGCATGA
- a CDS encoding arsenate reductase ArsC: MSASRFQILVLCTGNSARSQIAEALFATRGAGRVIAASAGSHPAPRVNPYAVETLAAHGIEWYDRVPKRLDEVEGVAYDLVITVCDNAAEACPYFPGAAAQVHWGLPDPADETERDAALRAFEATYQALDARITRLLALPIEAMGAEELVRWRAQFTANAKRPRLFIGAPLTTNA; the protein is encoded by the coding sequence ATGAGCGCGTCCCGATTCCAGATCCTTGTCCTCTGTACCGGCAACAGCGCGCGCAGCCAGATCGCGGAGGCGCTGTTCGCCACGCGTGGCGCGGGCCGCGTGATTGCCGCGAGCGCCGGATCGCACCCGGCGCCGCGCGTGAATCCGTACGCGGTCGAGACCCTCGCCGCGCACGGCATTGAATGGTACGACCGCGTGCCGAAGCGGCTCGACGAGGTCGAGGGCGTCGCGTATGACCTGGTGATCACCGTCTGCGACAATGCCGCCGAGGCGTGTCCCTACTTTCCGGGGGCGGCGGCGCAGGTGCATTGGGGCCTCCCCGACCCGGCCGACGAGACCGAGCGGGACGCCGCACTGCGTGCGTTTGAGGCGACGTACCAGGCGCTCGACGCGCGGATCACCAGGTTGCTGGCGCTGCCGATCGAGGCGATGGGGGCGGAGGAGTTGGTGCGGTGGCGCGCGCAATTCACGGCTAACGCAAAGAGGCCCCGACTCTTCATCGGGGCCCCTCTAACGACCAACGCCTAA
- the rplS gene encoding 50S ribosomal protein L19, with amino-acid sequence MGMEILDQISREGLRTDLPKFDAGDTVKVMVRVREGEKERLQAFEGVCIAKKGGGINETFTVRKISAGVGVERVFPLHSPMFATLEVVRRGRVRRAKLYYLRALSGKAARIKEKRDR; translated from the coding sequence ATGGGAATGGAAATTCTCGACCAGATTTCGCGCGAAGGGTTGCGCACCGACCTCCCGAAGTTCGACGCCGGTGACACCGTCAAGGTGATGGTCCGCGTCCGTGAAGGCGAGAAGGAGCGCCTCCAGGCGTTCGAGGGCGTCTGCATCGCGAAGAAGGGTGGCGGGATCAACGAGACCTTCACGGTCCGGAAGATCTCGGCCGGCGTCGGCGTCGAGCGCGTCTTCCCGCTCCACTCCCCGATGTTCGCGACGCTCGAGGTGGTCCGCCGTGGCCGCGTTCGCCGCGCCAAGCTGTACTACCTCCGCGCGCTGTCGGGCAAGGCGGCCCGGATCAAGGAAAAGCGCGATCGGTAG
- the trmD gene encoding tRNA (guanosine(37)-N1)-methyltransferase TrmD — MVLTVNVVTLFPEAMAPFLAASIPGRAQSAGLAEYRLVQLRDFTHDKHKTVDDAPFGGGAGMVLKAEPFLEAVESVGPTGPVVVMSARGRKFTHDDAVRWSLGSALTILCGHYKDIDQRVVDLLGAEEISLGDFVLSGGEPAALCVIDAVVRLLPGAIGDHESASSDSHYDGLLSPPSYTRPAEVRGQKIPEVLLSGNHAAIATWKQQEAERITQARRPDLWEAHMATERQDTGAKS, encoded by the coding sequence ATGGTGCTGACGGTCAATGTGGTGACGCTCTTTCCCGAGGCGATGGCGCCGTTCCTGGCGGCGAGCATTCCGGGCAGGGCACAGTCGGCGGGACTGGCCGAGTATCGGTTGGTGCAGCTGCGCGACTTCACCCATGACAAGCACAAGACGGTGGATGATGCCCCCTTCGGTGGGGGCGCGGGGATGGTGCTGAAGGCGGAGCCCTTCCTCGAGGCGGTGGAGTCGGTGGGACCGACCGGTCCCGTGGTGGTGATGTCGGCCCGAGGCCGGAAGTTCACCCACGATGACGCGGTCCGGTGGTCGCTCGGCAGTGCGCTGACGATCCTCTGCGGGCACTACAAGGACATCGACCAGCGCGTGGTCGACCTCCTCGGCGCCGAAGAGATCTCGCTCGGCGACTTCGTCCTCTCGGGGGGCGAGCCGGCGGCCCTCTGCGTGATCGATGCGGTGGTCCGGCTGCTGCCGGGGGCCATCGGCGACCACGAGTCGGCGAGCAGCGATTCGCACTACGACGGACTCCTGAGTCCGCCGAGCTACACGAGGCCCGCCGAGGTGCGCGGGCAGAAGATTCCCGAGGTGCTGCTCTCGGGCAACCATGCGGCCATCGCCACGTGGAAGCAGCAGGAAGCGGAACGCATCACGCAGGCGAGGCGCCCAGATCTCTGGGAGGCCCACATGGCAACGGAGCGCCAGGACACCGGCGCGAAGTCCTGA
- the rimM gene encoding 16S rRNA processing protein RimM, with product MTEPAAPPIVVGRVRKPHGLKGELAIFPLTDDPEGVFVAGQVMSLLDLRGDPVGEIAIEQARVYHREVLMRIAGHPDRDAVEGYRGLFLAVPRDILTPLAEGEVYQQELVGWAVRDLADEPLGIVSAVYDMPQGLLIEVQGPKREFLLPFRSETVKVTDRANRRLVVEVPPELMG from the coding sequence ATGACCGAACCGGCCGCGCCCCCGATCGTGGTAGGGCGGGTGCGCAAGCCGCATGGGTTGAAGGGCGAGCTGGCGATCTTCCCGCTGACCGATGACCCCGAAGGGGTCTTCGTCGCCGGACAGGTGATGTCCCTGCTCGACCTCCGGGGCGACCCGGTCGGCGAGATCGCGATCGAGCAGGCCCGCGTCTATCACCGCGAGGTGTTGATGCGGATCGCCGGGCATCCCGATCGCGATGCGGTCGAGGGATACCGGGGCCTCTTCCTGGCGGTGCCGCGTGACATCCTCACGCCGCTTGCCGAGGGCGAGGTCTACCAGCAGGAGCTGGTCGGTTGGGCGGTGCGGGACCTGGCCGACGAGCCGCTCGGGATCGTCTCCGCGGTGTACGACATGCCGCAGGGACTCTTGATCGAGGTGCAGGGTCCGAAGCGGGAGTTTCTCCTCCCCTTCCGGAGCGAGACGGTGAAGGTGACGGACCGCGCGAACCGCCGCTTGGTGGTCGAGGTTCCGCCCGAACTGATGGGGTGA
- the rpsP gene encoding 30S ribosomal protein S16: protein MAVRIRLRREGRKKLPMYRIVVADKEAPRDGRFIATIGSYRPKEEANLFSVDVDKAREWIAKGAVPSDTVAALFKKAGV, encoded by the coding sequence ATGGCCGTTCGTATCCGCCTGCGCCGCGAAGGGCGCAAGAAGTTGCCGATGTACCGTATCGTGGTTGCCGACAAGGAAGCACCGCGCGACGGTCGCTTCATCGCGACCATCGGCTCGTATCGCCCGAAGGAAGAGGCGAATCTCTTCTCGGTGGACGTCGACAAGGCGCGCGAGTGGATCGCGAAGGGCGCCGTGCCGAGCGACACCGTGGCGGCGCTGTTCAAGAAGGCTGGCGTCTGA
- the ffh gene encoding signal recognition particle protein, translated as MFDELSSKLTDTLRRLTGRGALSEEAVREGLREIRRILLEADVSFELTGEFLARVQAAAVGQEIIKSVRPGQMLVKIVYDELVTLLGEKQAPLAFVSVPPTILLMVGLQGSGKTTTAGKLAKRLKAEQKAPFLIAADVYRPAAIDQLRTLSEQVQVGFHGEPGVTDVVAIVKRGIEAASKARARSVIVDTAGRLQLDETLMDELVRLKAAIKPHEILLVADGMTGQDAVRIAKGFHDALGITGVVLTKMDGDSRGGAALSIYGVTKAPIKFVGTGEQLDALEPFHPDRMAGRILQQGDVLTLVEKAQQNVDEEDAKRLARKATSKKGLDLDDFLSAMRQMQKLGPLKNVLGMLPGVNPAMLKNANVDENRIRHVEAIVLSMTKAERSDPDVMNGSRRMRVARGSGRTVQEVNQLLNQFKQMQKFMKVAGKPGAKMPFGGRSFPPR; from the coding sequence ATGTTCGATGAGCTCTCCTCCAAGTTGACCGATACCCTGCGGCGCCTCACGGGCCGCGGGGCGCTCAGCGAGGAAGCCGTTCGGGAAGGATTGCGGGAAATCCGTCGCATTCTTCTCGAGGCCGACGTGTCGTTCGAGCTCACCGGCGAGTTCCTCGCGCGGGTGCAGGCGGCGGCGGTCGGGCAGGAGATCATCAAGTCGGTCCGGCCAGGGCAGATGCTGGTCAAGATCGTCTACGACGAGCTGGTCACGCTCCTCGGCGAGAAGCAGGCGCCGTTGGCCTTCGTGTCGGTGCCGCCGACGATCCTGCTGATGGTCGGGTTGCAGGGCAGCGGCAAGACGACGACGGCGGGCAAGCTCGCCAAGCGGCTCAAGGCGGAGCAGAAGGCGCCGTTCCTGATCGCGGCCGACGTCTATCGTCCCGCCGCCATCGATCAGCTGCGGACGCTGAGCGAGCAGGTGCAGGTCGGCTTCCATGGCGAGCCGGGCGTGACGGACGTGGTGGCGATCGTGAAGCGCGGTATCGAAGCGGCCTCCAAGGCGCGCGCCCGCTCCGTGATCGTGGACACCGCCGGCCGGTTGCAGCTCGACGAGACGCTGATGGACGAGCTGGTCCGGCTCAAGGCGGCGATCAAGCCGCACGAGATCCTGCTGGTGGCCGACGGCATGACCGGCCAGGACGCGGTCCGGATCGCGAAGGGGTTCCACGACGCCCTCGGCATCACCGGCGTCGTGCTGACCAAGATGGACGGCGACTCCCGCGGTGGCGCGGCGCTCTCGATCTACGGCGTGACCAAGGCGCCGATCAAGTTCGTCGGCACCGGCGAGCAGCTCGATGCGCTGGAGCCCTTCCATCCGGACCGGATGGCCGGGCGGATCCTCCAGCAGGGCGACGTCCTGACGCTGGTCGAGAAGGCGCAGCAGAATGTTGACGAAGAGGACGCCAAGCGGCTGGCGCGGAAGGCGACGTCGAAGAAGGGACTCGACCTCGACGACTTCCTCTCCGCCATGCGGCAGATGCAGAAGCTCGGTCCGTTGAAGAACGTGCTCGGCATGCTCCCCGGGGTGAACCCGGCCATGCTCAAGAACGCCAACGTGGACGAGAACCGGATTCGGCATGTCGAGGCGATCGTGCTCTCGATGACGAAGGCCGAGCGGAGTGACCCGGACGTGATGAACGGGTCGCGCAGGATGCGAGTCGCCCGCGGGTCGGGGCGAACCGTGCAGGAAGTGAATCAGTTGCTGAACCAGTTCAAGCAGATGCAGAAGTTCATGAAGGTCGCGGGCAAGCCGGGGGCGAAGATGCCTTTCGGTGGACGTTCGTTCCCCCCGCGCTGA
- a CDS encoding DUF445 domain-containing protein: MIPTPLPDEATRRAALERMKMAATGLLVVALVVFVVAKMNEDVYPWLAYVRATAEASLVGGIADWFAVTALFRHPLGIPIPHTAIMQKQKDRVGKILGNFVQNHFLSRTVLEARLAGIHPAQRAADWMQQEANRRRLAKQLAGGLARAVEALPEVEVREFVQRSAVSRLEGVKLAPLVSEVMTVAAAGGRPQELLNEVMKLVGGALKDGHDSIRERVRQESPRWVPVGLRDAVADRLIGAVERLIGEMLNDPLHPLRKKFDGIVADFINRIKTSPELIARIEGMKQDLLGHPIVEEMVSSVWDKTRLAAAGYRADPEGTSLEPLEEILAGLSESLSESEELRGEVDRFTSEVITSLLEQHRQEIADLIATTVAEWDPEVAAGRIELAVGRDLQFVRLNGTLVGGAAGLVIYTLSRFL; encoded by the coding sequence ATGATCCCTACCCCGTTGCCCGACGAAGCCACCCGCCGAGCCGCCCTCGAGCGGATGAAGATGGCGGCCACCGGGCTCCTCGTGGTGGCCCTGGTCGTCTTCGTCGTGGCCAAGATGAACGAGGACGTCTATCCCTGGCTGGCCTATGTCCGGGCCACAGCCGAGGCGTCGCTGGTGGGCGGGATCGCGGACTGGTTCGCGGTGACGGCGCTCTTCCGGCACCCGTTGGGGATCCCGATCCCCCACACCGCGATCATGCAGAAGCAGAAGGACCGGGTCGGCAAGATCCTGGGCAACTTCGTCCAGAACCACTTCCTGTCGCGGACGGTGCTCGAGGCACGGCTGGCCGGGATCCACCCCGCCCAGCGGGCCGCCGACTGGATGCAGCAGGAGGCCAACCGCCGCCGGCTCGCCAAGCAGCTGGCCGGTGGGCTGGCCCGCGCGGTCGAGGCGCTCCCCGAGGTCGAGGTGCGCGAGTTCGTCCAGCGCAGCGCGGTCAGCCGACTTGAAGGGGTCAAGCTCGCCCCGCTGGTGAGCGAGGTGATGACCGTCGCCGCCGCGGGTGGCCGCCCGCAGGAGTTGCTCAACGAGGTGATGAAGCTGGTGGGTGGTGCGCTCAAGGATGGCCACGACTCGATCCGCGAGCGGGTCCGCCAGGAGAGCCCGCGCTGGGTGCCCGTGGGGCTACGCGATGCGGTGGCCGACCGGCTGATTGGCGCGGTCGAGCGGCTGATTGGCGAGATGTTGAATGATCCGCTGCATCCGCTCCGGAAGAAGTTCGACGGGATCGTCGCCGACTTCATCAACCGGATCAAGACCTCGCCCGAGCTGATCGCGCGCATTGAGGGGATGAAGCAGGACCTCCTCGGCCATCCGATCGTCGAGGAGATGGTGTCGAGCGTCTGGGACAAGACGCGCCTCGCCGCGGCGGGCTACCGTGCCGATCCGGAAGGGACGTCGCTCGAGCCGCTCGAGGAGATCCTCGCGGGGCTCAGCGAGTCGCTGTCGGAGAGTGAGGAGCTGCGCGGCGAGGTCGACCGATTCACCAGCGAGGTGATCACCTCGTTGCTCGAGCAGCATCGGCAGGAGATCGCCGACCTGATCGCGACGACGGTGGCGGAATGGGACCCGGAAGTCGCCGCGGGACGGATCGAGCTCGCCGTCGGCCGCGACCTCCAGTTCGTGCGGCTCAACGGCACGCTGGTGGGTGGTGCGGCGGGGCTGGTGATCTACACCCTGAGTCGCTTCCTCTAG
- a CDS encoding prepilin peptidase produces the protein MSLIPPGGDPWWPLVAFAGAFGLLLGSFLNVCITRWPAELSVVAPRSRCPRCGYQITWYDNIPVVSWLMLRAKCRHCALPIPIMYPLIELATGIIWALAVAWYGLDVEAARAAVFGTLLLGIAMTDAREYIIPDEFSIGGTVIGLGFAFLGGALGWPAALIGAVFGYVLLYLIAVVGQKIFGQEAMGGGDIKMMAMLGAFLGWQGVLLTLFLGALIGTLIFLPMKLMGKEKLVPFGIFLAIGGAAYWVVGDAMVTWYRVSVLGL, from the coding sequence GTGAGCCTCATTCCTCCCGGTGGCGATCCGTGGTGGCCGCTGGTGGCCTTCGCGGGGGCGTTCGGCCTGCTGCTCGGCTCCTTCCTGAATGTCTGCATCACGCGCTGGCCGGCGGAACTTTCGGTGGTGGCGCCGAGGTCGCGCTGCCCGCGCTGCGGCTACCAGATCACCTGGTACGACAACATCCCGGTGGTGTCGTGGCTCATGCTCCGCGCCAAGTGTCGGCATTGCGCACTGCCGATTCCGATCATGTATCCGCTGATCGAGCTGGCGACCGGCATCATCTGGGCGCTGGCGGTGGCATGGTACGGCCTCGACGTCGAAGCCGCCCGCGCGGCGGTGTTTGGCACGCTGCTGCTCGGCATCGCGATGACCGATGCGCGCGAGTACATCATTCCCGACGAGTTCTCGATCGGCGGGACGGTGATCGGCCTCGGCTTCGCCTTCCTCGGCGGCGCACTCGGCTGGCCAGCGGCGCTGATCGGCGCGGTCTTCGGGTACGTGCTGCTCTACCTGATTGCGGTCGTTGGGCAGAAGATCTTCGGCCAGGAGGCGATGGGCGGCGGCGACATCAAGATGATGGCGATGCTCGGTGCCTTCCTGGGCTGGCAGGGGGTGCTGCTGACGCTCTTCCTCGGCGCGCTGATCGGCACGCTGATCTTCCTCCCCATGAAGCTGATGGGGAAGGAGAAGCTCGTGCCGTTCGGGATCTTCCTCGCGATCGGCGGCGCGGCCTACTGGGTGGTCGGCGACGCGATGGTCACCTGGTACCGCGTGAGCGTGCTGGGGCTTTAG